A single region of the Thunnus maccoyii chromosome 10, fThuMac1.1, whole genome shotgun sequence genome encodes:
- the LOC121906123 gene encoding HEPACAM family member 2-like encodes MAVWDKKIPWSFMLFLAGVAGLGVNYPPPVCAVEGSTVTLPCTFTPRKSFIQNGKEVPLRIVKVRWCVDHEICHGTTPSVYDSNSRMPDSRYQYLGDMKGNCTLQIRDIQMRDDATFYFRMEADNPAGHFTGVSGVRVRVTDEPKMRINSSSDAGELSQNQKVTLSCTTATCTFHQLEVTWFKDGSALPQSGPALQLGPLTAEDSGNYTCGLKTNNKTISPPYAVCVKEAEEKEKDEVTKQLIVRVVLFTLHTVLIVIVTAIIIKRTCVCKKAAAAEN; translated from the exons ATGGCAGTTTGGGACAAAAAGATTCCCTGGAGCTTCATGTTGTTTCTGGCTG gtGTTGCTGGTTTAGGTGTAAACTATCCACCTCCTGTTTGTGCTGTGGAAGGGTCGACTGTTACCCTCCCCTGCACCTTCACACCACGGAAGTCCTTCATTCAGAATGGAAAAGAAGTTCCACTGCGGATCGTCAAAGTCCGCTGGTGTGTGGACCATGAAATCTGTCATGGGACCACCCCGTCTGTGTATGACAGCAACTCAAGGATGCCCGACTCTCGTTACCAATACCTGGGAGACATGAAGGGAAACTGCACTTTACAGATCAGAGACATTCAGATGAGGGACGACGCAACCTTCTACTTCAGAATGGAAGCTGACAACCCTGCAGGACATTTTACTGGGGTGTCAGGAGTGAGAGTCAGAGTCACTG aTGAacctaaaatgagaataaacaGCTCCAGTGATGCCGGAGAGCTGAGCCAGAATCAAAAAGTCACACTGAGCTGCACAACAGCAACCTGCACCTTCCACCAGCTGGAGGTCACCTGGTTCAAAGATGGCAGCGCCCTCCCACAGTCTGGCCCCGCCCTCCAGCTCGGCCCGCTGACTGCAGAGGATTCTGGGAACTACACCTGTGGTCTGAAAACCAATAACAAGACAATCTCCCCGCCGTACGCCGTGTGTgtgaaggaggcagaggagaaggagaaagatgaAG TCACGAAACAGCTGATTGTTCGTGTGGTTCTGTTCACGCTGCACACTGTGCTCATCGTCATAGTGAcagccatcatcatcaaaaG GACATGTGTTTgcaagaaagcagcagcagcagagaactGA
- the LOC121906000 gene encoding uncharacterized protein LOC121906000 encodes MAVWDKKIPWSFMLFLAGVAGVDVNYPPPVCAVEGSTVTLPCTFTPRTSFIQNGKEVPLRIVRVLWCVDHEICQGPTPSVYDSSSTMPNPRYQYLGDMKGNCTLQIRDIQMKDDETFRFRMETDNPAGRFTGRSGVRVTVTEPLRMRINSSSDAGELCQNQTVTLSCTTTCTFHQLEVTWFKDGSALPQSGPALQLGPLTAKDSGNYTCGLKINNKTISPPYAVCVKEAEEKEKDEGTKLLIVRVVLFTLHTVLIVIATAIIIKRTCVCKKAAAAEN; translated from the exons ATGGCAGTTTGGGACAAAAAGATTCCCTGGAGCTTCATGCTGTTTCTGGCTG gtGTTGCTGGTGTAGATGTAAACTATCCACCTCCTGTTTGTGCTGTGGAAGGGTCGACTGTTACCCTCCCCTGCACCTTCACACCACGGACGTCCTTCATTCAGAATGGAAAAGAAGTTCCACTGCGGATCGTCAGAGTCCTCTGGTGTGTGGACCATGAAATCTGTCAGGGACCCACCCCGTCTGTGTATGACAGCAGCTCAACAATGCCCAACCCTCGTTACCAATACCTGGGAGACATGAAGGGAAACTGCACTTTACAGATCAGAGACATTCAGATGAAGGACGACGAAACCTTCCGCTTCAGAATGGAAACTGACAACCCTGCAGGACGTTTTACTGGGAGGTCAGGAGTGAGAGTCACAGTCACTG AACCGCTCAGAATGAGAATAAACAGCTCCAGTGATGCCGGAGAGCTGTGCCAGAATcaaacagtcacactgagcTGCACAACAACCTGCACCTTCCACCAGCTGGAGGTCACCTGGTTCAAAGATGGCAGCGCCCTCCCACAGTCTGGCCCCGCCCTCCAGCTCGGCCCGCTGACTGCAAAGGATTCTGGGAACTACACCTGTGGTCTGAAAATCAATAACAAGACAATCTCCCCGCCGTACGCCGTGTGTgtgaaggaggcagaggagaaggagaaagatgaAG GCACGAAACTGCTGATTGTTCGTGTGGTTCTGTTCACGCTGCACACTGTGCTCATCGTCATAGCGAcagccatcatcatcaaaaG GACATGTGTTTgcaagaaagcagcagcagcagagaactGA